The DNA region ACTCGCATCGTCTTCATAATAAAGATAAATGTAAAAATCAAAAAGTGGATAGAAATATAATTGAAATAAATAGAGATACATTGAAATACATTGTTTTTCTACTACGTATTTCTATTTTTAATTTTTGAATTTATTAAAGTCCTGTCAACGCAATGCCATAATCATTGCATGCTTTTATAAGAGATTGTTTTTCTAATACTATGGTTTTCTCCGCTTCAAAAGCTATGACAGAAATACCTGCCTTATGTGCAACATCCAAAGTGTTCAAACCTATAACAGGCGGGTGGTCGAAACGGGAATCTTGATTTGGTCTTGCCACTTTTACAGCAACAGCTCCTTCGCCTGCCAATTTTCCCCCGCGCAATATAGCCGCATCAGTTCCCTCCATGGATTCTACGGCAAATACCATTCCTTCTTTTACCACTACAGTGTGACCTATATCAAGATGAGCAATATTTTTTGCGATATTCCATCCCAAACTTATATCAAGGTTCTCCCTGGAAGTGGGTTTTCTCTTACTTAAAACTCTTTTACCAACCAGATTTGATTTCAGATACTCATAGGGACTAATTAATTCAATGTCTTCTTTTTCTAAAATATTTGCTATATGCCATAAGAGAGAAAAATCGCCTTTATCTTCCATTTTATCGAGAAATTGTTTGACTTTGTTGTCAAAATGACGGTTATCAAGTAACAATTTTTTGTCGATTTTCCCCGAAAAAATGAGTTTATTTACGCCTGATTCTTTTAGGATAGTGATAAATTTTTCAACCTCGCCGAGATGTAACCAATAAACTTTTCCGCTTAACTTCGCAACTTCTTTTTTGGTTATACCTTTTAGCGCTAATATTGAAACATTTTCACGTCTTTTTTTTATTTTATCGACAATCAAAAAAGGTAACTCGCCACCCCCTGCTAATACAGCTATTCTTTCCATTTGTTTATCAGATATCAGAAGACAGATTACAGAAATCAGAAGTTAATATAGGTCACTAAAGGCTTTAAATTATTTTTTCTGTCTTCTGTTCTCTGTTTTCTGTATTCCAGTTATTTTGTTATCCCTCTTTTTGATTTCTCTATAAATATGATTACATGTTTTACTTCTTTTTGCTCGGGGAATTGTTCTTTTAATTGAGCCAAAGATTGAGATGTATTAAGCCCGGCCCTAAATATAATTTTAAAAGCTTCTTTCAGTAAATTAATCGCTTCTTCCGGAAAATTGTTTCTTCTCAGGCCTACCGAATTTAGGTTATATATTTTTAACGGGTGCCCGTCCGCTTTCGCATAAGGCAAAACGTCTTTTACGACCTTGGAACAACCGCCGATAATCGAGAGTTTGCCTATGTTTACAAATTGATGCACTCCCACGAGCCCGCCCAAAATAGCGTTATCCTCTATGTTTACATGACCACCAAGAGCCGCTGCATTTGCCATTACAA from bacterium includes:
- the lpxI gene encoding UDP-2,3-diacylglucosamine diphosphatase LpxI (LpxI, functionally equivalent to LpxH, replaces it in LPS biosynthesis in a minority of bacteria.), translating into MERIAVLAGGGELPFLIVDKIKKRRENVSILALKGITKKEVAKLSGKVYWLHLGEVEKFITILKESGVNKLIFSGKIDKKLLLDNRHFDNKVKQFLDKMEDKGDFSLLWHIANILEKEDIELISPYEYLKSNLVGKRVLSKRKPTSRENLDISLGWNIAKNIAHLDIGHTVVVKEGMVFAVESMEGTDAAILRGGKLAGEGAVAVKVARPNQDSRFDHPPVIGLNTLDVAHKAGISVIAFEAEKTIVLEKQSLIKACNDYGIALTGL